A genomic region of Rhipicephalus sanguineus isolate Rsan-2018 chromosome 3, BIME_Rsan_1.4, whole genome shotgun sequence contains the following coding sequences:
- the LOC119387736 gene encoding uncharacterized protein LOC119387736 isoform X43 — protein MQSLTCVLGFFLLPALLAGAADLTRHTPPGLKCTLSPTTCPVCPENVPTDVCEYGFVARVSTLTPFRKVGQRDLCGRLRLMSVLVGPEDVVSRTPVVSFKEGCTCAAALNAEDQFYVLLKEVPGVYATKPTQLVLDSNVTVLPYTFEQSRALHRQLTECRTAQKRSDYGYGGSAYTSSSYMVKTIKYYYPAPSYGKPARSGQASSYAAPSYAAPSYAAPSYSAPSYAAPAYSAPMYSAPAYAAPAYSAPAYAAPSYSAPAYAAPMYSAPAYSAPSYSAPMYAAPSYSAPSYSAPSYSAPAYSAMSYSAPSYSAPAYSAPSYSAPAYSAPSYSAPAYPAPSYSAPAYSAPSYSAPAYAAPSYSAPAYSAPSYSAPAYSAPSYSAPAYSAPSYSAPAYSAPSYSAPAYSAPSYSAPAYSAPSYSAPAYSAPSYSAPAYSAPSYSAPAYSAPSYSAPAYSAPSYSAPSYSAPSYSAPAYSAPSYSAPAPSYSAPAYSAPSYSAPSYAVMTYSAPSYSAPSYSAPSYSAPAYSAPSYSAPAPSYSAPAYSAPSYSAPAYSAPSYSAPAYSAPAYSAPAPSYSAPAYSAPAPSYSAPAYSAPASSYSAPAYSAPSYSAPSYSMPAYSAPAPSYSAPSYSAPAYSAPAPSYSAPAYSAPAYKAPAPSYSAPAYSAPAPSYSAPAYSAPAYSAPAYSAPAPSYSAPAYSAPAYSAPAPSYSAPAYSAPSYSAPAPSYSAPATYAPASYSAPSYAPPAYSAPSYAAPSYSAPTYAPASYSAPSYAPPAYSAPSYAPPAYSAPAYSAPAYSAPAYSAPAYSAPADSYGGGDDSYSGASSYPASSVSYTYVTYMPPSYGGVKGYEGEAPAY, from the exons ATGCAGTCCCTTACGTGCGTCCTCGGGTTCTTCCTGCTGCCCGCGCTGCTGGCCGGAGCCGCCGACCT AACCAGGCATACTCCACCAGGACTGAAATGCACCCTTTCGCCAACCACATGTCCCGTCTGCCCGGAGAACGTCCCGACCGACGTGTGCGAGTACGGCTTCG TCGCTCGTGTCAGCACGTTGACTCCATTCCGCAAAG TCGGCCAGCGGGATCTGTGCGGACGACTGAGGCTCATGTCTGTCCTCGTTGGACCTGAGGATGTGGTCTCTAGGACTCCCGTGGTGTCCTTCAAGGAAGGATGCACGTGCGCAGCAGCGCTTAATG CCGAGGACCAGTTCTACGTGCTGCTCAAGGAGGTGCCGGGCGTCTACGCTACCAAGCCGACGCAGCTGGTGCTGGACTCCAACGTGACTGTGCTGCCGTACACGTTCGAGCAGTCCAGGGCGCTCCACCGGCAGCTGACCGAGTGCAGGACGGCGCAAAAACGAAGCGACTACGGCTACGGAGGTAGTGCCTACACCTCCTCCTCGTATATGGTCAAGACGATCAAGTACTACTACCCCGCACCCTCGTACGGTAAGCCTGCCCGTTCAGGTCAGGCCT CAAGTTATGCTGCTCCAAGTTACGCCGCCCCGAGCTACGCGGCGCCAAGTTACTCAGCCCCGTCATACGCTGCCCCCGCCTACTCCGCTCCTATGTACAGCGCACCAGCATACGCTGCCCCTGCGTACAGTGCTCCCGCCTATGCAGCCCCTAGCTACAGTGCCCCTGCCTACGCCGCCCCTATGTACAGCGCTCCCGCGTATTCTGCTCCTAGCTACAGTGCCCCTATGTACGCCGCACCTAGCTACAGTGCTCCGTCATACTCAGCCCCGAGTTACAGTGCCCCAGCTTACTCGGCCATGAGTTACAGCGCACCTAGCTACAGCGCTCCTGCTTACTCTGCCCCTAGCTACAGCGCTCCCGCTTACTCTGCACCCAGCTACAGTGCCCCCGCTTACCCTGCACCTAGCTACAGTGCCCCCGCTTACTCTGCCCCTAGTTACAGCGCTCCCGCCTACGCTGCACCTAGTTACAGTGCCCCCGCTTACTCTGCACCTAGTTACAGTGCACCCGCTTACTCTGCACCCAGCTACAGCGCCCCCGCTTACTCTGCCCCTAGCTACAGCGCCCCCGCTTACTCTGCACCCAGCTACAGTGCCCCTGCCTACTCCGCACCTAGCTACAGTGCACCCGCTTACTCTGCCCCTAGTTACAGCGCTCCCGCTTACTCTGCACCTAGCTACAGTGCACCCGCTTACTCTGCCC CTAGCTACAGTGCCCCCGCTTACTCCGCAC CTAGCTACAGCGCTCCCGCTTACTCTGCACCAAGCTACAGCGCCCCCTCTTACTCTGCACCAAGCTACAGTGCTCCTGCATACTCTGCTCCCAGCTACAGTGCACCGGCACCTAGCTATAGCGCCCCTGCCTATTCTGCTCCTAGCTACAGTGCTCCTTCTTACGCTGTTATGACTTACAGCGCACCTAGCTACAGTGCGCCATCTTACTCTGCCCCAAGTTACAGTGCACCGGCGTACTCTGCTCCTAGCTACAGTGCACCAGCGCCTAGCTACAGTGCTCCCGCTTATTCCGCGCCTAGCTACAGCGCACCTGCATACTCTGCACCCAGCTACAGTGCTCCCGCATATTCTGCGCCCGCTTACAGTGCTCCAGCACCGAGCTATAGTGCTCCCGCTTACAGTGCTCCAGCACCGAGCTATAGCGCTCCCGCTTACAGTGCTCCAGCATCGAGCTATAGCGCTCCCGCTTACAGTGCTCCCTCATACAGCGCTCCCTCGTACTCAATGCCTGCTTACAGCGCTCCCGCACCTAGCTACAGTGCTCCCTCATACAGTGCTCCCGCATACAGTGCCCCTGCACCCAGTTACAGTGCTCCTGCATACTCCGCTCCCGCTTACAAAGCTCCAGCACCTAGCTACAGTGCTCCTGCATACAGCGCCCCTGCACCAAGCTACAGCGCTCCCGCATATTCCGCTCCCGCTTACAGCGCTCCCGCATACAGCGCCCCGGCACCAAGCTACAGCGCTCCCGCTTACTCCGCCCCTGCGTACAGTGCCCCAGCACCCAGCTACAGTGCGCCGGCATACTCAGCTCCAAGTTACAGCGCCCCAGCCCCCAGCTACAGCGCCCCAGCTACTTATGCACCTGCTAGCTACAGCGCTCCCTCTTATGCTCCTCCCGCATACAGCGCGCCGTCATACGCCGCCCCTAGCTACAGTGCCCCGACTTATGCCCCAGCTAGTTACAGCGCCCCGTCCTATGCTCCTCCCGCCTACAGTGCACCCTCCTACGCTCCACCGGCCTACAGCGCACCGGCCTACAGCGCACCGGCTTACAGCGCACCAGCCTACAGCGCACCAGCCTACAGCGCACCGGCCGACAGCTACGGAGGCGGTGATGACAGCTACAGCGG TGCCAGCAGCTACCCAGCGTCCTCGGTGAGCTACACGTACGTCACGTACATGCCTCCATCGTACGGCGGTGTCAAGGGCTACGAAGGTGAGGCACCCGCGTACTGA
- the LOC119387736 gene encoding uncharacterized protein LOC119387736 isoform X5 translates to MQSLTCVLGFFLLPALLAGAADLTRHTPPGLKCTLSPTTCPVCPENVPTDVCEYGFVARVSTLTPFRKVGQRDLCGRLRLMSVLVGPEDVVSRTPVVSFKEGCTCAAALNAEDQFYVLLKEVPGVYATKPTQLVLDSNVTVLPYTFEQSRALHRQLTECRTAQKRSDYGYGGSAYTSSSYMVKTIKYYYPAPSYGKPARSGQASSYAAPSYAAPSYAAPSYSAPSYAAPAYSAPMYSAPAYAAPAYSAPAYAAPSYSAPAYAAPMYSAPAYSAPSYSAPMYAAPSYSAPSYSAPSYSAPAYSAMSYSAPSYSAPAYSAPSYSAPAYSAPSYSAPAYPAPSYSAPAYSAPSYSAPAYAAPSYSAPAYSAPSYSAPAYSAPSYSAPAYSAPSYSAPAYSAPSYSAPAYSAPSYSAPAYSAPSYSAPAYSAPSYSAPAYSAPSYSAPAYSAPSYSAPAYSAPSYSAPAYSAPSYSAPAYSAPSYSAPAYSAPSYSAPSYSAPSYSAPAYSAPSYSAPAPSYSAPAYSAPSYSAPSYAVMTYSAPSYSAPSYSAPSYSAPAYSAPSYSAPAPSYSAPAYSAPSYSAPAYSAPSYSAPAYSAPAYSAPAPSYSAPAYSAPAPSYSAPAYSAPASSYSAPAYSAPSYSAPSYSMPAYSAPAPSYSAPSYSAPAYSAPAPSYSAPAYSAPAYKAPAPSYSAPAYSAPAPSYSAPAYSAPAYSAPAYSAPAPSYSAPAYSAPAYSAPAPSYSAPAYSAPSYSAPAPSYSAPATYAPASYSAPSYAPPAYSAPSYAAPSYSAPTYAPASYSAPSYAPPAYSAPSYAPPAYSAPAYSAPAYSAPAYSAPAYSAPADSYGGGDDSYSGASSYPASSVSYTYVTYMPPSYGGVKGYEGEAPAY, encoded by the exons ATGCAGTCCCTTACGTGCGTCCTCGGGTTCTTCCTGCTGCCCGCGCTGCTGGCCGGAGCCGCCGACCT AACCAGGCATACTCCACCAGGACTGAAATGCACCCTTTCGCCAACCACATGTCCCGTCTGCCCGGAGAACGTCCCGACCGACGTGTGCGAGTACGGCTTCG TCGCTCGTGTCAGCACGTTGACTCCATTCCGCAAAG TCGGCCAGCGGGATCTGTGCGGACGACTGAGGCTCATGTCTGTCCTCGTTGGACCTGAGGATGTGGTCTCTAGGACTCCCGTGGTGTCCTTCAAGGAAGGATGCACGTGCGCAGCAGCGCTTAATG CCGAGGACCAGTTCTACGTGCTGCTCAAGGAGGTGCCGGGCGTCTACGCTACCAAGCCGACGCAGCTGGTGCTGGACTCCAACGTGACTGTGCTGCCGTACACGTTCGAGCAGTCCAGGGCGCTCCACCGGCAGCTGACCGAGTGCAGGACGGCGCAAAAACGAAGCGACTACGGCTACGGAGGTAGTGCCTACACCTCCTCCTCGTATATGGTCAAGACGATCAAGTACTACTACCCCGCACCCTCGTACGGTAAGCCTGCCCGTTCAGGTCAGGCCT CAAGTTATGCTGCTCCAAGTTACGCCGCCCCGAGCTACGCGGCGCCAAGTTACTCAGCCCCGTCATACGCTGCCCCCGCCTACTCCGCTCCTATGTACAGCGCACCAGCATACGCTGCCCCTGCGTACAGTGCTCCCGCCTATGCAGCCCCTAGCTACAGTGCCCCTGCCTACGCCGCCCCTATGTACAGCGCTCCCGCGTATTCTGCTCCTAGCTACAGTGCCCCTATGTACGCCGCACCTAGCTACAGTGCTCCGTCATACTCAGCCCCGAGTTACAGTGCCCCAGCTTACTCGGCCATGAGTTACAGCGCACCTAGCTACAGCGCTCCTGCTTACTCTGCCCCTAGCTACAGCGCTCCCGCTTACTCTGCACCCAGCTACAGTGCCCCCGCTTACCCTGCACCTAGCTACAGTGCCCCCGCTTACTCTGCCCCTAGTTACAGCGCTCCCGCCTACGCTGCACCTAGTTACAGTGCCCCCGCTTACTCTGCACCTAGTTACAGTGCACCCGCTTACTCTGCACCCAGCTACAGCGCCCCCGCTTACTCTGCCC CCAGCTACAGTGCCCCTGCCTACTCCGCACCTAGCTACAGTGCACCCGCTTACTCTGCCCCTAGTTACAGCGCTCCCGCTTACTCTGCACCTAGCTACAGTGCACCCGCTTACTCTGCCCCTAGTTACAGCGCTCCCGCTTACTCTGCACCTAGCTACAGTGCCCCCGCTTACTCCGCACCTAGCTACAGTGCCCCTGCTTACTCTGCCCCTAGCTACAGCGCCCCCGCTTACTCTGCCCCTAGTTACAGCGCTCCTGCTTACTCTGCACCTAGCTACAGCGCTCCCGCTTACTCTGCACCAAGCTACAGCGCCCCCTCTTACTCTGCACCAAGCTACAGTGCTCCTGCATACTCTGCTCCCAGCTACAGTGCACCGGCACCTAGCTATAGCGCCCCTGCCTATTCTGCTCCTAGCTACAGTGCTCCTTCTTACGCTGTTATGACTTACAGCGCACCTAGCTACAGTGCGCCATCTTACTCTGCCCCAAGTTACAGTGCACCGGCGTACTCTGCTCCTAGCTACAGTGCACCAGCGCCTAGCTACAGTGCTCCCGCTTATTCCGCGCCTAGCTACAGCGCACCTGCATACTCTGCACCCAGCTACAGTGCTCCCGCATATTCTGCGCCCGCTTACAGTGCTCCAGCACCGAGCTATAGTGCTCCCGCTTACAGTGCTCCAGCACCGAGCTATAGCGCTCCCGCTTACAGTGCTCCAGCATCGAGCTATAGCGCTCCCGCTTACAGTGCTCCCTCATACAGCGCTCCCTCGTACTCAATGCCTGCTTACAGCGCTCCCGCACCTAGCTACAGTGCTCCCTCATACAGTGCTCCCGCATACAGTGCCCCTGCACCCAGTTACAGTGCTCCTGCATACTCCGCTCCCGCTTACAAAGCTCCAGCACCTAGCTACAGTGCTCCTGCATACAGCGCCCCTGCACCAAGCTACAGCGCTCCCGCATATTCCGCTCCCGCTTACAGCGCTCCCGCATACAGCGCCCCGGCACCAAGCTACAGCGCTCCCGCTTACTCCGCCCCTGCGTACAGTGCCCCAGCACCCAGCTACAGTGCGCCGGCATACTCAGCTCCAAGTTACAGCGCCCCAGCCCCCAGCTACAGCGCCCCAGCTACTTATGCACCTGCTAGCTACAGCGCTCCCTCTTATGCTCCTCCCGCATACAGCGCGCCGTCATACGCCGCCCCTAGCTACAGTGCCCCGACTTATGCCCCAGCTAGTTACAGCGCCCCGTCCTATGCTCCTCCCGCCTACAGTGCACCCTCCTACGCTCCACCGGCCTACAGCGCACCGGCCTACAGCGCACCGGCTTACAGCGCACCAGCCTACAGCGCACCAGCCTACAGCGCACCGGCCGACAGCTACGGAGGCGGTGATGACAGCTACAGCGG TGCCAGCAGCTACCCAGCGTCCTCGGTGAGCTACACGTACGTCACGTACATGCCTCCATCGTACGGCGGTGTCAAGGGCTACGAAGGTGAGGCACCCGCGTACTGA
- the LOC119387736 gene encoding uncharacterized protein LOC119387736 isoform X37 — MQSLTCVLGFFLLPALLAGAADLTRHTPPGLKCTLSPTTCPVCPENVPTDVCEYGFVARVSTLTPFRKVGQRDLCGRLRLMSVLVGPEDVVSRTPVVSFKEGCTCAAALNAEDQFYVLLKEVPGVYATKPTQLVLDSNVTVLPYTFEQSRALHRQLTECRTAQKRSDYGYGGSAYTSSSYMVKTIKYYYPAPSYGKPARSGQASSYAAPSYAAPSYAAPSYSAPSYAAPAYSAPMYSAPAYAAPAYSAPAYAAPSYSAPAYAAPSYSAPSYSAPSYSAPAYSAMSYSAPSYSAPAYSAPSYSAPAYSAPSYSAPAYAAPSYSAPAYSAPSYSAPAYSAPSYSAPAYSAPSYSAPAYSAPSYSAPAYSAPSYSAPAYSAPSYSAPAYSAPSYSAPAYSAPSYSAPAYSAPSYSAPAYSAPSYSAPAYSAPSYSAPAYSAPSYSAPAYSAPSYSAPAYSAPSYSAPSYSAPSYSAPAYSAPSYSAPAPSYSAPAYSAPSYSAPSYAVMTYSAPSYSAPSYSAPSYSAPAYSAPSYSAPAPSYSAPAYSAPSYSAPAYSAPSYSAPAYSAPAYSAPAPSYSAPAYSAPAPSYSAPAYSAPASSYSAPAYSAPSYSAPSYSMPAYSAPAPSYSAPSYSAPAYSAPAPSYSAPAYSAPAYKAPAPSYSAPAYSAPAPSYSAPAYSAPAYSAPAYSAPAPSYSAPAYSAPAYSAPAPSYSAPAYSAPSYSAPAPSYSAPATYAPASYSAPSYAPPAYSAPSYAAPSYSAPTYAPASYSAPSYAPPAYSAPSYAPPAYSAPAYSAPAYSAPAYSAPAYSAPADSYGGGDDSYSGASSYPASSVSYTYVTYMPPSYGGVKGYEGEAPAY; from the exons ATGCAGTCCCTTACGTGCGTCCTCGGGTTCTTCCTGCTGCCCGCGCTGCTGGCCGGAGCCGCCGACCT AACCAGGCATACTCCACCAGGACTGAAATGCACCCTTTCGCCAACCACATGTCCCGTCTGCCCGGAGAACGTCCCGACCGACGTGTGCGAGTACGGCTTCG TCGCTCGTGTCAGCACGTTGACTCCATTCCGCAAAG TCGGCCAGCGGGATCTGTGCGGACGACTGAGGCTCATGTCTGTCCTCGTTGGACCTGAGGATGTGGTCTCTAGGACTCCCGTGGTGTCCTTCAAGGAAGGATGCACGTGCGCAGCAGCGCTTAATG CCGAGGACCAGTTCTACGTGCTGCTCAAGGAGGTGCCGGGCGTCTACGCTACCAAGCCGACGCAGCTGGTGCTGGACTCCAACGTGACTGTGCTGCCGTACACGTTCGAGCAGTCCAGGGCGCTCCACCGGCAGCTGACCGAGTGCAGGACGGCGCAAAAACGAAGCGACTACGGCTACGGAGGTAGTGCCTACACCTCCTCCTCGTATATGGTCAAGACGATCAAGTACTACTACCCCGCACCCTCGTACGGTAAGCCTGCCCGTTCAGGTCAGGCCT CAAGTTATGCTGCTCCAAGTTACGCCGCCCCGAGCTACGCGGCGCCAAGTTACTCAGCCCCGTCATACGCTGCCCCCGCCTACTCCGCTCCTATGTACAGCGCACCAGCATACGCTGCCCCTGCGTACAGTGCTCCCGCCTATGCAGCCCCTAGCTACAGTGCCCCTGCCTACGCCGCCC CTAGCTACAGTGCTCCGTCATACTCAGCCCCGAGTTACAGTGCCCCAGCTTACTCGGCCATGAGTTACAGCGCACCTAGCTACAGCGCTCCTGCTTACTCTGCCC CTAGCTACAGTGCCCCCGCTTACTCTGCCCCTAGTTACAGCGCTCCCGCCTACGCTGCACCTAGTTACAGTGCCCCCGCTTACTCTGCACCTAGTTACAGTGCACCCGCTTACTCTGCACCCAGCTACAGCGCCCCCGCTTACTCTGCCCCTAGCTACAGCGCCCCCGCTTACTCTGCACCCAGCTACAGTGCCCCTGCCTACTCCGCACCTAGCTACAGTGCACCCGCTTACTCTGCCCCTAGTTACAGCGCTCCCGCTTACTCTGCACCTAGCTACAGTGCACCCGCTTACTCTGCCCCTAGTTACAGCGCTCCCGCTTACTCTGCACCTAGCTACAGTGCCCCCGCTTACTCCGCACCTAGCTACAGTGCCCCTGCTTACTCTGCCCCTAGCTACAGCGCCCCCGCTTACTCTGCCCCTAGTTACAGCGCTCCTGCTTACTCTGCACCTAGCTACAGCGCTCCCGCTTACTCTGCACCAAGCTACAGCGCCCCCTCTTACTCTGCACCAAGCTACAGTGCTCCTGCATACTCTGCTCCCAGCTACAGTGCACCGGCACCTAGCTATAGCGCCCCTGCCTATTCTGCTCCTAGCTACAGTGCTCCTTCTTACGCTGTTATGACTTACAGCGCACCTAGCTACAGTGCGCCATCTTACTCTGCCCCAAGTTACAGTGCACCGGCGTACTCTGCTCCTAGCTACAGTGCACCAGCGCCTAGCTACAGTGCTCCCGCTTATTCCGCGCCTAGCTACAGCGCACCTGCATACTCTGCACCCAGCTACAGTGCTCCCGCATATTCTGCGCCCGCTTACAGTGCTCCAGCACCGAGCTATAGTGCTCCCGCTTACAGTGCTCCAGCACCGAGCTATAGCGCTCCCGCTTACAGTGCTCCAGCATCGAGCTATAGCGCTCCCGCTTACAGTGCTCCCTCATACAGCGCTCCCTCGTACTCAATGCCTGCTTACAGCGCTCCCGCACCTAGCTACAGTGCTCCCTCATACAGTGCTCCCGCATACAGTGCCCCTGCACCCAGTTACAGTGCTCCTGCATACTCCGCTCCCGCTTACAAAGCTCCAGCACCTAGCTACAGTGCTCCTGCATACAGCGCCCCTGCACCAAGCTACAGCGCTCCCGCATATTCCGCTCCCGCTTACAGCGCTCCCGCATACAGCGCCCCGGCACCAAGCTACAGCGCTCCCGCTTACTCCGCCCCTGCGTACAGTGCCCCAGCACCCAGCTACAGTGCGCCGGCATACTCAGCTCCAAGTTACAGCGCCCCAGCCCCCAGCTACAGCGCCCCAGCTACTTATGCACCTGCTAGCTACAGCGCTCCCTCTTATGCTCCTCCCGCATACAGCGCGCCGTCATACGCCGCCCCTAGCTACAGTGCCCCGACTTATGCCCCAGCTAGTTACAGCGCCCCGTCCTATGCTCCTCCCGCCTACAGTGCACCCTCCTACGCTCCACCGGCCTACAGCGCACCGGCCTACAGCGCACCGGCTTACAGCGCACCAGCCTACAGCGCACCAGCCTACAGCGCACCGGCCGACAGCTACGGAGGCGGTGATGACAGCTACAGCGG TGCCAGCAGCTACCCAGCGTCCTCGGTGAGCTACACGTACGTCACGTACATGCCTCCATCGTACGGCGGTGTCAAGGGCTACGAAGGTGAGGCACCCGCGTACTGA
- the LOC119387736 gene encoding uncharacterized protein LOC119387736 isoform X14 codes for MQSLTCVLGFFLLPALLAGAADLTRHTPPGLKCTLSPTTCPVCPENVPTDVCEYGFVARVSTLTPFRKVGQRDLCGRLRLMSVLVGPEDVVSRTPVVSFKEGCTCAAALNAEDQFYVLLKEVPGVYATKPTQLVLDSNVTVLPYTFEQSRALHRQLTECRTAQKRSDYGYGGSAYTSSSYMVKTIKYYYPAPSYGKPARSGQASSYAAPSYAAPSYAAPSYSAPSYAAPAYSAPMYSAPAYAAPAYSAPAYAAPSYSAPAYAAPMYSAPAYSAPSYSAPMYAAPSYSAPSYSAPSYSAPAYSAMSYSAPSYSAPAYSAPSYSAPAYSAPSYSAPAYPAPSYSAPAYSAPSYSAPAYAAPSYSAPAYSAPSYSAPAYSAPSYSAPAYSAPSYSAPAYSAPSYSAPAYSAPSYSAPAYSAPSYSAPAYSAPSYSAPAYSAPSYSAPAYSAPSYSAPAYSAPSYSAPAYSAPSYSAPAYSAPSYSAPSYSAPSYSAPAYSAPSYSAPAPSYSAPAYSAPSYSAPSYAVMTYSAPSYSAPSYSAPSYSAPAYSAPSYSAPAPSYSAPAYSAPSYSAPAYSAPSYSAPAYSAPAYSAPAPSYSAPAYSAPAPSYSAPAYSAPASSYSAPAYSAPSYSAPSYSMPAYSAPAPSYSAPSYSAPAYSAPAPSYSAPAYSAPAYKAPAPSYSAPAYSAPAPSYSAPAYSAPAYSAPAYSAPAPSYSAPAYSAPAYSAPAPSYSAPAYSAPSYSAPAPSYSAPATYAPASYSAPSYAPPAYSAPSYAAPSYSAPTYAPASYSAPSYAPPAYSAPSYAPPAYSAPAYSAPAYSAPAYSAPAYSAPADSYGGGDDSYSGASSYPASSVSYTYVTYMPPSYGGVKGYEGEAPAY; via the exons ATGCAGTCCCTTACGTGCGTCCTCGGGTTCTTCCTGCTGCCCGCGCTGCTGGCCGGAGCCGCCGACCT AACCAGGCATACTCCACCAGGACTGAAATGCACCCTTTCGCCAACCACATGTCCCGTCTGCCCGGAGAACGTCCCGACCGACGTGTGCGAGTACGGCTTCG TCGCTCGTGTCAGCACGTTGACTCCATTCCGCAAAG TCGGCCAGCGGGATCTGTGCGGACGACTGAGGCTCATGTCTGTCCTCGTTGGACCTGAGGATGTGGTCTCTAGGACTCCCGTGGTGTCCTTCAAGGAAGGATGCACGTGCGCAGCAGCGCTTAATG CCGAGGACCAGTTCTACGTGCTGCTCAAGGAGGTGCCGGGCGTCTACGCTACCAAGCCGACGCAGCTGGTGCTGGACTCCAACGTGACTGTGCTGCCGTACACGTTCGAGCAGTCCAGGGCGCTCCACCGGCAGCTGACCGAGTGCAGGACGGCGCAAAAACGAAGCGACTACGGCTACGGAGGTAGTGCCTACACCTCCTCCTCGTATATGGTCAAGACGATCAAGTACTACTACCCCGCACCCTCGTACGGTAAGCCTGCCCGTTCAGGTCAGGCCT CAAGTTATGCTGCTCCAAGTTACGCCGCCCCGAGCTACGCGGCGCCAAGTTACTCAGCCCCGTCATACGCTGCCCCCGCCTACTCCGCTCCTATGTACAGCGCACCAGCATACGCTGCCCCTGCGTACAGTGCTCCCGCCTATGCAGCCCCTAGCTACAGTGCCCCTGCCTACGCCGCCCCTATGTACAGCGCTCCCGCGTATTCTGCTCCTAGCTACAGTGCCCCTATGTACGCCGCACCTAGCTACAGTGCTCCGTCATACTCAGCCCCGAGTTACAGTGCCCCAGCTTACTCGGCCATGAGTTACAGCGCACCTAGCTACAGCGCTCCTGCTTACTCTGCCCCTAGCTACAGCGCTCCCGCTTACTCTGCACCCAGCTACAGTGCCCCCGCTTACCCTGCACCTAGCTACAGTGCCCCCGCTTACTCTGCCCCTAGTTACAGCGCTCCCGCCTACGCTGCACCTAGTTACAGTGCCCCCGCTTACTCTGCAC CCAGCTACAGCGCCCCCGCTTACTCTGCCC CCAGCTACAGTGCCCCTGCCTACTCCGCACCTAGCTACAGTGCACCCGCTTACTCTGCCCCTAGTTACAGCGCTCCCGCTTACTCTGCACCTAGCTACAGTGCACCCGCTTACTCTGCCCCTAGTTACAGCGCTCCCGCTTACTCTGCACCTAGCTACAGTGCCCCCGCTTACTCCGCACCTAGCTACAGTGCCCCTGCTTACTCTGCCCCTAGCTACAGCGCCCCCGCTTACTCTGCCCCTAGTTACAGCGCTCCTGCTTACTCTGCACCTAGCTACAGCGCTCCCGCTTACTCTGCACCAAGCTACAGCGCCCCCTCTTACTCTGCACCAAGCTACAGTGCTCCTGCATACTCTGCTCCCAGCTACAGTGCACCGGCACCTAGCTATAGCGCCCCTGCCTATTCTGCTCCTAGCTACAGTGCTCCTTCTTACGCTGTTATGACTTACAGCGCACCTAGCTACAGTGCGCCATCTTACTCTGCCCCAAGTTACAGTGCACCGGCGTACTCTGCTCCTAGCTACAGTGCACCAGCGCCTAGCTACAGTGCTCCCGCTTATTCCGCGCCTAGCTACAGCGCACCTGCATACTCTGCACCCAGCTACAGTGCTCCCGCATATTCTGCGCCCGCTTACAGTGCTCCAGCACCGAGCTATAGTGCTCCCGCTTACAGTGCTCCAGCACCGAGCTATAGCGCTCCCGCTTACAGTGCTCCAGCATCGAGCTATAGCGCTCCCGCTTACAGTGCTCCCTCATACAGCGCTCCCTCGTACTCAATGCCTGCTTACAGCGCTCCCGCACCTAGCTACAGTGCTCCCTCATACAGTGCTCCCGCATACAGTGCCCCTGCACCCAGTTACAGTGCTCCTGCATACTCCGCTCCCGCTTACAAAGCTCCAGCACCTAGCTACAGTGCTCCTGCATACAGCGCCCCTGCACCAAGCTACAGCGCTCCCGCATATTCCGCTCCCGCTTACAGCGCTCCCGCATACAGCGCCCCGGCACCAAGCTACAGCGCTCCCGCTTACTCCGCCCCTGCGTACAGTGCCCCAGCACCCAGCTACAGTGCGCCGGCATACTCAGCTCCAAGTTACAGCGCCCCAGCCCCCAGCTACAGCGCCCCAGCTACTTATGCACCTGCTAGCTACAGCGCTCCCTCTTATGCTCCTCCCGCATACAGCGCGCCGTCATACGCCGCCCCTAGCTACAGTGCCCCGACTTATGCCCCAGCTAGTTACAGCGCCCCGTCCTATGCTCCTCCCGCCTACAGTGCACCCTCCTACGCTCCACCGGCCTACAGCGCACCGGCCTACAGCGCACCGGCTTACAGCGCACCAGCCTACAGCGCACCAGCCTACAGCGCACCGGCCGACAGCTACGGAGGCGGTGATGACAGCTACAGCGG TGCCAGCAGCTACCCAGCGTCCTCGGTGAGCTACACGTACGTCACGTACATGCCTCCATCGTACGGCGGTGTCAAGGGCTACGAAGGTGAGGCACCCGCGTACTGA